From a single Gimesia fumaroli genomic region:
- a CDS encoding c-type cytochrome yields the protein MAAQKSDQKKVASIPATYPPGELGEIIKLGRELVEKTDTHPLSKPYVGNALSCSSCHLMAGTVPYAASFLGTAAAYPAWSPREKRVITLEDRILNCFMRSQNGIRPPKGSKVSIAISAYITWLSTGSLLKMNPLKPLGPNHVRPLKLKPEQANAPRGKGLYQSQCADCHGITGEGTEEGPPVWGEKSYNAGAGFSRNEKLAAWLKVAMPPDDANMTEQDALDIAAYVNSHSRPRFVLKDHLPKSDRMGVYEW from the coding sequence CTGGCTGCTCAAAAATCGGATCAGAAGAAAGTTGCTTCCATTCCTGCGACGTATCCTCCGGGGGAATTGGGGGAAATCATCAAACTGGGGCGAGAGCTTGTCGAGAAGACGGACACACATCCGTTATCCAAGCCGTATGTCGGAAATGCTTTGTCTTGCAGTTCCTGTCATCTCATGGCGGGTACGGTTCCTTATGCAGCCAGTTTTTTGGGGACCGCTGCCGCGTATCCAGCATGGTCGCCGCGAGAGAAACGGGTGATTACTTTGGAAGATCGCATTTTGAACTGTTTCATGAGAAGCCAGAATGGAATTCGGCCGCCGAAGGGTAGCAAAGTTTCCATTGCGATTAGTGCCTATATTACTTGGCTTTCAACCGGCAGCCTTTTGAAGATGAATCCCCTGAAACCGCTGGGTCCTAACCACGTGCGACCGCTCAAGCTCAAACCGGAGCAGGCTAATGCGCCACGAGGAAAAGGGCTTTATCAAAGCCAATGTGCAGACTGTCATGGAATAACGGGAGAGGGGACAGAAGAAGGGCCTCCCGTGTGGGGAGAGAAATCGTATAACGCGGGTGCCGGCTTCAGCCGAAATGAGAAGTTAGCCGCTTGGCTGAAAGTTGCGATGCCTCCAGATGATGCAAATATGACAGAACAGGATGCTCTCGATATTGCCGCCTATGTCAATTCACATTCGCGTCCTCGATTTGTGCTGAAGGACCACTTACCAAAATCAGATCGAATGGGTGTTTATGAATGGTAA
- a CDS encoding DsrE family protein produces the protein MKVRSLRNGMVLLLVCVVAGTALAQRGPGRGPGRGRGGHGQGQAHDRDHQDFRFLLMNHQKIKRTVEELPNGVKTLTESSDPQVAAKIKEHVYWMKERIEKKEPIRMRDPLFAELFKHADQIKMSYEKTANGVRVTETSANPYVAQLIKAHAKAVSGFVKRGFPEAMKNHPVPNLKQTSQAEKIKYLNPVIKQYGKVVPLPDAAQQPRDESKICVDLTKGGEANKLNPGIEKVARYLNIYQGAGKSPATVQIAIVLHGDATLCVLNDDVYSQRFETEGNPNLELLHELHEAGVEIYVCGQSLVSKGGKPTEVVVFTDVAVSALTSLVNLQTDGYAYVPLLK, from the coding sequence ATGAAAGTACGATCTCTACGAAATGGAATGGTATTGCTTCTCGTTTGTGTGGTCGCAGGCACAGCCCTGGCCCAACGGGGGCCGGGGCGCGGTCCCGGACGGGGAAGAGGGGGACACGGGCAAGGGCAAGCCCATGATCGAGACCATCAGGACTTTCGTTTCCTGTTGATGAATCATCAGAAAATCAAGCGAACGGTTGAAGAACTGCCGAATGGCGTGAAAACGCTTACTGAATCGAGCGATCCTCAGGTCGCTGCGAAAATCAAAGAGCATGTGTACTGGATGAAAGAGCGAATTGAAAAGAAAGAGCCAATCCGGATGCGTGATCCGCTCTTTGCAGAACTCTTCAAACACGCGGATCAGATTAAGATGTCGTATGAAAAAACAGCCAATGGGGTACGTGTGACAGAAACTTCTGCCAATCCATATGTTGCTCAGTTGATTAAAGCACATGCAAAAGCCGTCTCCGGATTTGTCAAACGCGGTTTTCCGGAAGCCATGAAGAATCACCCAGTTCCTAATTTGAAGCAGACGTCTCAGGCTGAAAAGATAAAGTACCTCAATCCGGTGATTAAACAATATGGAAAAGTCGTTCCTCTTCCGGATGCAGCACAGCAACCTCGCGATGAAAGCAAGATTTGTGTTGATCTGACCAAAGGAGGCGAGGCCAACAAGCTGAACCCCGGGATTGAGAAAGTGGCCCGTTACCTTAACATCTATCAGGGAGCCGGCAAATCACCTGCCACCGTACAGATTGCGATCGTTCTGCATGGTGATGCCACGCTTTGTGTATTGAACGACGATGTCTACTCCCAGCGTTTTGAGACCGAAGGGAATCCGAACTTGGAGTTATTACACGAACTGCATGAAGCAGGTGTTGAAATTTATGTCTGCGGTCAATCATTGGTTAGTAAAGGTGGGAAGCCGACAGAAGTGGTCGTCTTTACGGACGTGGCCGTTTCCGCACTAACATCGCTCGTCAACCTGCAGACAGATGGTTATGCGTACGTTCCTCTGTTGAAGTAA
- a CDS encoding MBL fold metallo-hydrolase, producing MLLKYFYDQKLAHASYLVGCQKTKEAVIVDPGRDVEQYLEMAQLEGLKLTAVAETHIHADYVSGARELADRVGAKLYLSDEGPAEWKYQYASNYDSQLVKEGDVFEIGNIKFEVLHTPGHTPESISFLLTDQGGGADEPMGIFTGDFVFVGSIGRPDLLEEAAGIQGSAEAGAHQLYHSAERFKQLPDYLQVWPAHGAGSACGKGLGAIPSSTVGYEKRFNPALQFEDESSFVQYILADQPEAPKYFAVMKRVNKEGPQVLGETKLPDFLDTEQLSAIVNDSLVLDLSPSAEFAEAHVPGTINIPLSMLAAWAGWLVDYERTVYLIAIESQLSEAMRVLHKIGIDQVQGVFEKTKVRAAGLASESYKSESPRELSPRIESGDVRLIDVRSDSEWNASHIPQAEHHFLGHLLDQLSDIDTSLPVVVQCQSSARSAIAASIFQNAGFDVINLAGGFQVWKEAGLAATSNETVTCGIAGNSTC from the coding sequence ATGTTGCTGAAATATTTCTATGACCAAAAGCTGGCACATGCATCCTACCTGGTGGGTTGTCAGAAAACAAAGGAAGCAGTTATCGTTGACCCCGGCCGAGATGTTGAGCAATACCTGGAAATGGCGCAACTTGAAGGGCTGAAACTGACCGCGGTAGCAGAGACTCATATTCATGCCGACTATGTTTCCGGTGCACGCGAACTGGCAGATCGAGTTGGTGCGAAATTGTACCTGTCTGACGAAGGGCCTGCAGAATGGAAGTATCAATATGCATCGAATTATGATTCGCAGCTAGTCAAAGAGGGTGATGTGTTTGAGATCGGAAATATCAAATTCGAAGTCTTGCACACTCCTGGACATACTCCTGAAAGTATTTCGTTTCTGCTGACAGATCAAGGGGGCGGGGCAGACGAGCCAATGGGAATCTTCACAGGCGACTTCGTCTTTGTTGGTTCGATCGGTCGTCCGGATCTATTGGAAGAAGCGGCCGGGATTCAAGGGAGTGCGGAAGCGGGCGCACATCAACTATATCACTCGGCTGAACGTTTCAAGCAATTGCCCGATTATCTGCAAGTGTGGCCTGCACACGGAGCAGGAAGTGCTTGCGGAAAAGGCCTGGGAGCGATTCCCTCATCAACAGTGGGTTATGAAAAACGATTTAACCCAGCCCTACAGTTTGAGGATGAAAGTTCGTTCGTCCAATATATTCTGGCAGACCAACCGGAGGCACCGAAGTATTTTGCTGTGATGAAACGCGTCAACAAAGAAGGTCCCCAGGTTCTGGGAGAAACAAAATTGCCTGACTTCCTTGATACCGAGCAACTTTCCGCGATTGTCAACGACAGTCTGGTGCTTGACCTTTCTCCCTCCGCTGAGTTCGCAGAGGCACATGTACCAGGGACGATTAACATTCCCCTTTCGATGCTGGCTGCATGGGCTGGCTGGCTCGTCGACTATGAGCGGACTGTCTATTTGATTGCCATTGAATCACAGCTTTCTGAAGCGATGCGCGTGTTGCACAAGATTGGCATTGATCAGGTGCAAGGCGTATTTGAGAAAACGAAAGTGCGAGCGGCCGGGCTGGCTTCGGAAAGTTATAAATCGGAGTCCCCCAGGGAACTGTCTCCGCGTATTGAATCAGGGGATGTCAGATTGATTGATGTGAGATCGGACTCTGAATGGAATGCCAGCCACATCCCTCAAGCCGAACACCATTTCCTGGGGCATCTGCTTGATCAATTGTCTGACATCGATACCAGTCTACCTGTGGTCGTACAGTGCCAAAGTTCGGCTCGTTCAGCAATTGCAGCTAGTATTTTCCAGAATGCTGGCTTTGATGTGATCAATCTGGCAGGCGGTTTTCAGGTCTGGAAAGAGGCCGGACTGGCGGCAACGTCGAATGAAACCGTTACGTGCGGAATAGCAGGAAATTCAACGTGTTGA
- a CDS encoding glycine zipper domain-containing protein, with product MDCVSHKSLFSLLLLGLIQVGCSSMNHTEAGAANGAGLGAVTGAIIGSHSGNTGAGALIGAATGGLAGSLIGNAEDARQERDVAIAQANHERRARAAIKNSDVLQMSHSGVSDSVIMGAIRSQGGAFDLSPQTIISLKQQGISDPLIEYMQQHNYVSASEPIVVKQRPTTVVTQPSVVYVTPRPRRRYVRPHSGIHGHFHF from the coding sequence ATGGACTGTGTGTCACATAAAAGTCTGTTTTCTCTGTTGCTACTGGGGTTAATCCAGGTAGGTTGTAGTTCAATGAATCATACCGAAGCAGGAGCTGCGAATGGGGCTGGCCTAGGTGCGGTGACAGGTGCGATTATCGGCAGTCATTCAGGGAATACAGGGGCGGGTGCTTTAATCGGGGCCGCGACCGGAGGACTGGCTGGCAGTCTGATCGGAAATGCAGAGGATGCACGTCAAGAACGTGATGTTGCTATCGCACAGGCGAATCATGAGCGTAGGGCGCGGGCAGCAATCAAAAATAGCGATGTGCTTCAAATGTCACATAGTGGTGTGAGTGATTCAGTAATTATGGGCGCCATTCGCAGTCAGGGTGGTGCCTTTGATCTGAGTCCCCAGACCATCATCTCGCTCAAACAACAGGGAATCAGCGATCCCCTGATTGAGTATATGCAACAACATAACTATGTCTCTGCTTCTGAGCCAATCGTTGTGAAGCAGAGACCGACGACGGTGGTAACCCAGCCTTCAGTCGTTTATGTCACACCTCGGCCACGACGTCGTTATGTCCGACCTCATTCAGGTATCCACGGGCATTTTCACTTTTAA
- a CDS encoding NAD(P)/FAD-dependent oxidoreductase, producing MISETIDQSVQSSPAQESPDSVLHHQVVIVGGGAAGITVAAKLTKGWFNETDVAIIDPADNHYYQPAWTLVGGGTYRKEATRRDEASVIPKNATWIQDAVVEFDPEKNRVKTRDGRTIQYDFLVVCAGIQINWDAITGLKDSLGKDGVCSNYSFETVGSTWENIRNFQGGTAIFTQPVTGIKCGGAPQKICYLADDYFRKSGVRDKTHVIFASGSNTIFAVERYRNVLEGVIKRKEIDTRFNHSLVAISADTKEAIFRNTETGDEVSIHYDMIHVTPPMGPPEFIAKSPLADEKGWVDVDKYTLQHVRYSNVFALGDSSNLPTSKTAAAIRKQSPALVKNLQSLIAGKPLTAKYDGYTSCPLVTGYGKLVLAEFDYDKNPAETFPFSQAKERWSMWIVKKYLLPILYWKGMLKGRA from the coding sequence ATGATTTCAGAAACCATCGATCAATCTGTTCAAAGCAGTCCGGCTCAAGAAAGTCCTGATTCGGTACTGCATCATCAAGTGGTAATTGTGGGGGGAGGAGCCGCGGGTATTACCGTGGCAGCGAAATTGACTAAGGGCTGGTTTAACGAGACCGACGTTGCCATTATTGATCCCGCTGACAATCATTATTATCAACCTGCCTGGACCCTGGTGGGGGGCGGGACCTATCGCAAAGAAGCCACGCGTCGCGATGAAGCTTCTGTGATTCCGAAGAATGCAACCTGGATTCAGGATGCTGTCGTTGAATTTGATCCAGAGAAAAATCGGGTTAAAACGCGAGACGGGCGCACAATTCAATATGACTTTCTGGTGGTTTGTGCCGGCATTCAAATCAATTGGGATGCCATCACTGGCTTGAAGGACAGTCTCGGAAAAGACGGAGTCTGTAGTAATTACTCTTTTGAGACTGTCGGTAGTACATGGGAAAATATCCGAAACTTCCAAGGAGGAACGGCCATTTTTACCCAGCCTGTAACGGGAATTAAGTGTGGTGGTGCACCACAGAAAATCTGTTATCTGGCCGACGACTATTTTCGAAAAAGTGGCGTGCGGGATAAAACACATGTCATTTTCGCATCCGGAAGTAATACCATCTTTGCCGTTGAGCGATATCGGAATGTTTTGGAGGGTGTGATTAAACGCAAGGAAATTGATACGCGATTTAATCATAGTCTGGTTGCCATTAGTGCCGACACGAAGGAAGCGATCTTCCGGAATACCGAAACAGGTGACGAAGTCTCAATTCACTATGACATGATTCATGTGACACCTCCGATGGGGCCTCCGGAATTTATTGCGAAGAGCCCTCTGGCGGATGAAAAAGGCTGGGTCGATGTTGATAAATATACGCTACAGCACGTGCGTTATTCCAATGTATTTGCACTGGGTGACAGCAGTAATCTGCCGACGTCCAAAACAGCAGCTGCGATTCGGAAGCAGTCACCTGCATTGGTCAAGAACCTGCAGTCATTAATTGCGGGAAAACCGCTCACTGCGAAGTATGACGGTTATACATCATGCCCGCTGGTAACAGGTTATGGAAAGCTGGTACTTGCAGAATTTGACTATGACAAAAATCCAGCAGAAACCTTTCCATTCAGCCAAGCCAAAGAACGGTGGAGCATGTGGATTGTAAAAAAGTATCTTTTACCCATTCTCTACTGGAAAGGTATGTTAAAAGGACGTGCCTGA
- a CDS encoding protein kinase domain-containing protein has product MNDIPDKDQRNDESSDDENPLNDQTQSDFEFDSEDHAPENDQTIISDQWESETISADGNEIPEDSNSEDIYQTQNDSDSELGTADDFSLNDQTIVEDSASEDINATIVAPAAVDLERTITEEDHAEWAGAQTISELPEEERPESVNDQTLVLDESENASEIGATLVEDHNTPQEIDATIVSDDVPPELVATMNSAWGDGMATMPEGPEMTIKADDIPGEDLTNQTSLVIKKRDFSDKTKSEYLNNAEYELLEVLGQGGMGVVYTARQTSIDRQVAVKMLKSKTAKNRDQRHKFLAEAVVTGELDHPNIVPIYDVGSNNSGALYYSMKKVEGRPWLKTIRKNSLAENLNILMKVADAVAFAHSRSVVHRDLKPENVMLGEFGEVLVMDWGLAQSTSGFRKSNSIITTSSMGGTPAYMAPEMATGPVDKISPLSDVYLLGAILYEILTGRPPHTGKTAMKCLMAAAKNEIVPTGKKGELVDIAMKAMATQQKDRYPSVQALQQAIMEYQSHSESISLATRAHSDLKGAKATENYELFSRALFGFQEALSLWPENHAAKAGAEKTTLSYASTAYSKGDFDLGLSLLSEKDPAHTELIEQIRSAQTERDARQQRLRTAKRVFVGMLATVLVVVTGAFFWIRAEANRALKAEEVAETERDTAIEERKKADAARAQESIALQKAVVSEKKAIAEKEKAEEAQRQEVVARQKEIIARQKAVKSEKEAITAKEKEEYEAYIARIGLAAAKIDENAFESAIQLLNGCPEELRNWEWGRLMHLCSQSSRTFNAKAPVDALAVSNDGSHFVTGGKDGFARLWDRASGKMLAQFDHNKNPVLAVALSPDGKTLATGSEDRKGFIKLWDLETHLQIQRTFQDPQQKMPFDKGHTEGILSISYSKDGTRLLTSSYDKTARLWDVASGQQLRRFWGHNWWVWDANFSTDERRIVTASQDGTAVIWSVETGKQGAPFTGHQGPVYSAHFSPDDNSTHVVTSGYDRRVLLWKPEDIVPYDFNKIVSGKKNEPPPFIAFDGHQESVQSAEFTPDGTMIISASHDNTVKLWDIETTKALKTLRGHDSWVQAATLLKDGKWILSASHDARLKLWNIADYEEIRTLKGRVLAKHVDAILDVSFSKDGTQLVTASRDKTAISWNVATGKPQIEFTEGHAFLASNAVFLPDHKRLATAAVDNSVRIWDIQTGTEHKRFEHTGRSAAIDVSSDSRFLLTGSDKKTVRLWNIETGKLIRELTGHRSEVSAVAFSPDLRFCASGDARGRCMLWEVATGKLLHQLEGHTRRISVLKFLPDRKTLLSASGDNTVGNWNITTGKENRKQILKHPDAILSMDVFANGKQAVTSCADGLVRIWDLSKPEVVQTIKPANGLINSVSISHDNKRLLTANVQQRVIQVWSVDSGKELLVPGKNGKLNPFLDFKKQGGMLWTAIFSPYHDSILTVGGRDARLWNGMTAKQIMAFHPHGVVASASFSPDGNWLVTGSWDNSAKIWNTKTGHAEKKLEQKHQGYVNTVRYSPNGKQILTASDDGTAKLWDANSGAVLLTLELPDTHVKSAIFSPDGSQIVTASDDKTLVLWDAKTGQKKNTFKGHAWPVLEVAYSHDGKHLISGSEDNSAIIWEIATQKKTVLAGHTAPVASVVFSPDDSRAFTASEDGTAKLWDAETGKEILTLSSHTQGVTSVDFSPNGRYVATGSQDGQAILWLTVDWKNKNAAQMAISNR; this is encoded by the coding sequence ATGAACGACATTCCAGACAAAGATCAACGAAACGATGAATCGTCTGACGATGAGAATCCTCTCAACGATCAGACGCAATCCGATTTCGAATTTGATTCTGAAGACCACGCACCTGAAAATGATCAGACCATCATTTCCGATCAATGGGAGTCTGAAACGATTTCTGCCGATGGGAATGAAATACCGGAAGATTCCAATTCTGAAGACATTTATCAGACCCAAAACGATTCCGATTCGGAATTAGGGACCGCAGACGACTTCTCGTTAAACGATCAGACAATTGTCGAAGACAGTGCCTCAGAAGACATCAATGCTACTATCGTCGCCCCCGCAGCTGTGGACCTTGAGCGAACAATCACCGAGGAAGATCATGCGGAATGGGCCGGCGCGCAAACCATCAGTGAACTCCCTGAAGAAGAACGCCCTGAATCTGTAAACGACCAGACTCTAGTGCTCGACGAGTCTGAAAACGCTTCCGAGATTGGTGCAACTTTAGTTGAAGACCACAATACACCGCAGGAAATAGACGCCACAATTGTCTCTGATGATGTCCCTCCGGAATTGGTGGCCACAATGAATTCGGCCTGGGGTGATGGCATGGCCACGATGCCCGAAGGCCCGGAGATGACCATCAAAGCCGATGATATTCCGGGTGAAGATCTGACAAACCAGACATCACTGGTCATTAAAAAACGTGACTTCAGTGATAAAACAAAGTCGGAATATTTGAATAACGCCGAATACGAGCTCCTGGAAGTGCTTGGCCAGGGTGGTATGGGCGTTGTCTATACTGCACGGCAGACTTCGATCGACCGCCAGGTTGCGGTCAAAATGCTGAAGAGTAAAACAGCTAAGAATCGAGATCAGCGACACAAATTTCTTGCAGAAGCAGTTGTCACCGGGGAATTGGACCATCCCAATATCGTTCCCATTTATGACGTGGGTAGCAATAACAGCGGTGCATTGTATTACTCGATGAAAAAGGTTGAAGGCCGCCCGTGGTTGAAGACGATTCGTAAGAATTCACTCGCCGAGAATTTAAATATCCTGATGAAAGTCGCTGACGCCGTTGCGTTTGCCCACTCTCGCAGTGTTGTCCACCGCGATTTAAAACCAGAAAACGTAATGCTCGGTGAGTTCGGTGAAGTACTGGTAATGGACTGGGGACTGGCCCAGTCAACATCTGGATTTCGCAAGTCCAACAGTATTATCACCACATCCAGCATGGGGGGCACTCCTGCTTACATGGCGCCGGAAATGGCAACCGGTCCCGTCGATAAAATTTCGCCACTTTCTGATGTGTACCTCTTAGGTGCGATCCTGTACGAAATCCTTACAGGTCGTCCGCCACACACAGGCAAAACGGCCATGAAATGCCTGATGGCGGCGGCGAAGAATGAAATTGTCCCCACTGGGAAAAAAGGGGAACTTGTTGATATCGCCATGAAAGCCATGGCTACACAACAAAAGGACCGCTACCCCAGCGTGCAGGCGTTGCAACAAGCCATCATGGAGTACCAGTCTCATTCGGAAAGTATTTCGCTCGCCACAAGAGCACATTCCGATTTAAAAGGAGCAAAAGCAACAGAAAATTATGAACTGTTTTCACGGGCTTTATTTGGGTTCCAGGAAGCTCTTTCACTTTGGCCTGAAAACCACGCCGCAAAAGCAGGTGCAGAGAAAACAACGCTGAGCTATGCCAGTACGGCCTATTCGAAAGGTGACTTTGACCTCGGTCTGTCCTTACTTAGTGAAAAAGATCCGGCACACACGGAGCTCATTGAACAAATTCGCTCAGCACAGACAGAACGAGATGCACGACAACAAAGGCTTCGCACAGCAAAACGGGTCTTCGTCGGTATGTTGGCAACCGTTTTGGTAGTCGTCACTGGAGCCTTCTTCTGGATTCGAGCTGAAGCAAATCGCGCCTTGAAAGCAGAAGAAGTCGCGGAAACAGAACGCGACACCGCGATTGAGGAACGTAAGAAAGCCGATGCAGCACGGGCTCAGGAATCAATTGCTCTCCAAAAAGCAGTTGTGTCTGAAAAGAAAGCCATCGCAGAAAAAGAGAAAGCTGAAGAAGCGCAACGACAGGAAGTAGTCGCACGCCAGAAAGAAATAATCGCACGCCAAAAAGCTGTTAAATCTGAAAAAGAAGCGATTACTGCCAAAGAAAAAGAAGAATATGAAGCTTATATAGCTCGTATCGGTCTGGCTGCAGCCAAGATCGATGAAAATGCATTCGAAAGCGCCATCCAGTTACTCAATGGGTGTCCCGAAGAACTTCGTAACTGGGAATGGGGACGTCTGATGCACCTTTGTTCGCAAAGTAGCAGGACATTCAATGCAAAAGCGCCGGTTGATGCTTTAGCTGTCTCAAATGATGGATCTCATTTTGTGACGGGGGGGAAAGACGGTTTTGCACGGCTCTGGGATCGAGCCAGCGGAAAAATGCTTGCCCAGTTTGATCACAACAAAAACCCGGTACTCGCGGTTGCCTTGAGTCCTGATGGTAAAACCCTCGCGACAGGCAGCGAAGACCGAAAAGGCTTTATCAAACTTTGGGACCTGGAAACACATTTGCAAATCCAGCGTACCTTTCAGGACCCCCAACAAAAAATGCCATTTGATAAAGGTCACACCGAAGGCATCTTGAGTATCAGTTATTCAAAAGATGGCACACGGCTGTTAACCAGTTCCTATGATAAAACCGCACGGCTCTGGGATGTTGCTTCCGGCCAACAGTTGAGACGATTCTGGGGGCATAACTGGTGGGTCTGGGATGCAAATTTCTCAACGGATGAACGCCGCATCGTTACCGCCAGCCAGGATGGAACTGCTGTCATCTGGTCCGTAGAAACCGGTAAACAGGGCGCCCCCTTCACCGGTCATCAAGGCCCGGTCTACTCTGCTCACTTCTCTCCTGACGACAACAGCACCCACGTCGTGACCAGTGGCTACGATCGCCGTGTTCTGTTATGGAAACCGGAAGACATCGTTCCATACGATTTTAACAAAATCGTTTCAGGTAAGAAAAATGAACCGCCCCCGTTTATCGCTTTCGACGGACATCAGGAAAGTGTTCAATCTGCCGAGTTCACGCCCGATGGCACAATGATCATCTCCGCCAGCCACGATAACACTGTGAAGCTCTGGGACATTGAAACGACAAAAGCCCTGAAAACATTGCGGGGGCATGATAGTTGGGTTCAGGCAGCCACCTTGCTGAAGGATGGCAAATGGATTCTCTCCGCCAGTCATGATGCCCGGCTAAAATTATGGAACATCGCTGACTATGAAGAAATTCGAACCCTGAAAGGCAGAGTTCTCGCAAAACATGTCGATGCGATTCTGGACGTTTCCTTTTCGAAAGACGGAACACAACTGGTTACTGCCAGCCGCGATAAAACCGCCATTTCCTGGAATGTCGCAACCGGTAAGCCTCAAATTGAATTCACCGAAGGGCATGCCTTCCTGGCATCAAACGCGGTCTTTCTACCGGATCATAAGCGTCTGGCAACAGCCGCCGTCGACAATTCCGTACGCATCTGGGACATTCAGACGGGGACAGAGCACAAGCGATTCGAACACACCGGTCGCAGCGCTGCTATTGATGTCTCTTCTGATTCACGTTTCCTGCTGACAGGCAGCGATAAAAAAACAGTCCGCCTCTGGAATATCGAAACGGGAAAATTAATTCGAGAATTGACGGGCCACCGATCTGAAGTCAGTGCAGTCGCCTTTTCTCCCGATCTGCGTTTCTGTGCCAGCGGAGATGCCCGGGGCCGATGTATGCTCTGGGAAGTTGCTACCGGAAAATTGCTGCATCAGCTGGAAGGTCACACTCGAAGAATATCTGTTCTCAAATTTCTCCCCGATAGGAAAACGCTTCTTTCAGCCAGCGGTGATAACACCGTCGGTAACTGGAATATTACAACTGGTAAAGAAAACCGAAAACAGATCCTGAAACATCCAGATGCGATTCTGTCCATGGATGTATTTGCAAATGGAAAACAGGCCGTCACCAGCTGTGCCGATGGTTTGGTCAGAATCTGGGATCTTAGCAAACCTGAAGTCGTACAGACCATCAAACCAGCAAATGGCCTAATTAACTCGGTCAGTATTTCGCACGATAATAAGCGATTACTCACTGCCAACGTTCAACAGCGGGTGATTCAGGTCTGGTCCGTTGATTCGGGAAAAGAGTTGCTGGTCCCCGGTAAAAACGGTAAACTAAATCCATTTCTCGATTTCAAAAAACAGGGTGGAATGTTATGGACGGCCATCTTTTCCCCGTATCACGACTCGATCTTAACAGTAGGTGGTCGGGATGCCCGACTCTGGAACGGCATGACCGCCAAACAGATCATGGCATTCCACCCGCACGGCGTTGTTGCTTCCGCCTCCTTCTCGCCGGACGGAAATTGGCTCGTCACAGGCAGTTGGGATAACTCTGCAAAAATTTGGAACACGAAAACGGGACATGCAGAAAAGAAACTGGAACAGAAACATCAGGGGTATGTTAACACCGTACGTTATTCCCCCAATGGAAAACAGATTCTAACTGCCAGTGATGATGGAACAGCAAAGCTCTGGGACGCCAACAGTGGCGCGGTTCTATTAACACTCGAACTCCCGGATACACATGTCAAAAGCGCCATCTTTTCTCCCGATGGTTCACAGATCGTTACCGCATCCGATGATAAAACACTCGTATTGTGGGATGCCAAAACAGGTCAGAAAAAGAACACGTTTAAAGGACATGCCTGGCCTGTCCTCGAAGTCGCCTATTCGCATGATGGAAAACATCTGATTTCCGGCTCCGAAGATAACAGTGCCATCATCTGGGAGATTGCTACTCAAAAGAAAACGGTCCTCGCCGGTCACACGGCACCTGTTGCTTCTGTGGTATTTTCTCCAGACGACAGTCGCGCATTCACAGCCAGTGAAGATGGTACTGCAAAGCTCTGGGATGCGGAAACAGGGAAAGAAATCCTCACTCTCAGCAGTCACACACAAGGAGTCACTTCCGTCGATTTCTCACCCAACGGCCGATACGTTGCGACCGGGAGTCAAGATGGGCAGGCAATTTTATGGCTCACCGTCGACTGGAAAAATAAGAACGCAGCGCAGATGGCGATCTCAAATCGTTAA
- a CDS encoding antibiotic biosynthesis monooxygenase: MESINTEPVTMLVTAHPAPGNEEEWKQTLTSTIQASLKFPGHMGTTVLKQKSNSKPTYQIILRFDKQENLDNWKSSPEREHWISRLHALEHCPPAITHNTGLETWFEFSHHDDQHSAVHPPKYKIAIIVWIAVYVSIIPIINVIRPFTNELHFLIGSAITTTITVPLMTWVMIPALSWLLQNWLYPTTVSKPEDNS; this comes from the coding sequence ATGGAATCAATAAATACTGAACCGGTCACGATGCTGGTGACGGCTCATCCCGCTCCCGGAAACGAGGAAGAATGGAAACAGACTCTAACCAGTACCATCCAGGCATCCCTTAAATTTCCTGGCCATATGGGAACGACCGTTCTCAAACAAAAGTCCAACTCGAAGCCGACCTACCAGATTATCCTGCGTTTTGACAAACAGGAAAACCTCGATAACTGGAAGAGCTCACCCGAGCGCGAGCACTGGATTTCTCGTTTGCACGCACTGGAACATTGCCCGCCTGCGATCACGCATAACACAGGCCTGGAAACCTGGTTTGAATTCTCCCATCACGACGACCAGCATTCGGCGGTTCATCCTCCCAAATACAAGATAGCAATCATCGTCTGGATTGCTGTTTACGTGTCGATCATTCCCATCATTAATGTGATACGTCCCTTCACCAACGAACTGCACTTTCTGATTGGTAGTGCCATCACAACGACGATCACGGTCCCGCTGATGACTTGGGTGATGATTCCCGCTTTAAGCTGGTTACTGCAAAACTGGCTTTACCCAACGACTGTTAGTAAACCTGAAGACAACAGCTAG